Proteins encoded in a region of the Mucilaginibacter sabulilitoris genome:
- a CDS encoding glycoside hydrolase family 27 protein, translating to MNFRKSCLLFIYTCFIYSSAAFAQQNFSTWAPTPPMGWNSWDCYGPTVTEPEVKANADYMAKNLKGAGWEYIIVDIRWYVGNDKAHGYNENNPDYVLDGYGRFQPAANRFPSAANGKGFKPLADYIHSKGLKFGIHIMRGIPVEAVKRNTPIMGSTAKAADIYSTEGQCKWLKDMYTVVAGKPGAQEYYNSLFELYASWGIDFVKVDDLSRPYHGPEVEMIRKAIDKTGRKILLSTSPGETPIESAADVQQHANMWRTVDDFWDNWSMLKDHFDVFKRWNAYRIPGGWPDGDMLPLGRIGIRAERGDNRMSKFSKDEQYTLMSLWCIFRSPLMFGGDLPSNDPFTLALITNKEVLYILQKSTNNQELFREGSNIAWVADDPETGDKFVALFNTGDGDSAVKVSVDLKQLGFSRSCKVRDLWLKTDIGTVQDKFAPIINKHGAGLYRFSKN from the coding sequence ATGAATTTCAGAAAAAGCTGCTTACTCTTCATTTATACTTGCTTTATTTATTCATCCGCAGCGTTTGCTCAACAAAACTTCAGCACCTGGGCCCCTACCCCACCCATGGGCTGGAACAGCTGGGATTGTTATGGGCCAACAGTTACTGAACCAGAAGTAAAAGCCAATGCTGATTATATGGCCAAAAACCTGAAAGGTGCTGGCTGGGAATATATTATAGTCGACATCCGCTGGTATGTGGGTAACGATAAGGCACATGGCTATAATGAAAACAACCCCGACTATGTGTTGGACGGATACGGCAGGTTCCAACCCGCTGCCAATCGTTTTCCATCTGCCGCAAACGGTAAAGGCTTTAAACCACTGGCCGACTACATACATAGTAAAGGTTTAAAATTTGGGATCCATATTATGCGGGGCATCCCTGTTGAGGCTGTAAAACGCAATACGCCTATTATGGGCAGTACCGCCAAAGCTGCCGACATTTACAGCACAGAAGGGCAATGCAAATGGCTTAAAGATATGTACACCGTTGTTGCCGGTAAACCAGGTGCTCAGGAGTACTATAATTCGCTTTTTGAGCTTTATGCCTCATGGGGAATAGATTTTGTAAAAGTTGATGACCTTTCCAGGCCCTACCATGGCCCTGAAGTGGAAATGATCAGGAAAGCTATTGACAAAACAGGTAGAAAGATACTACTGAGTACATCACCCGGCGAAACCCCTATAGAAAGTGCCGCTGATGTACAGCAACATGCCAATATGTGGCGTACAGTTGATGATTTTTGGGACAACTGGTCTATGCTCAAAGATCATTTTGATGTTTTTAAAAGATGGAACGCCTACCGCATACCCGGAGGCTGGCCCGATGGCGACATGTTGCCGCTTGGCCGGATCGGTATTCGTGCGGAAAGGGGCGACAACCGTATGAGCAAATTTAGCAAGGATGAGCAATATACCTTGATGAGCTTATGGTGCATTTTTCGCTCGCCGCTTATGTTTGGAGGTGATTTACCCAGCAACGATCCCTTTACACTTGCTTTAATAACCAATAAAGAAGTGCTGTACATATTGCAAAAGAGTACAAACAACCAAGAACTTTTCAGGGAAGGCAGTAATATTGCCTGGGTAGCAGATGACCCCGAAACCGGCGATAAATTTGTAGCCCTATTCAATACAGGGGATGGAGATAGCGCAGTAAAGGTATCTGTTGACTTAAAACAACTTGGGTTTAGCAGAAGCTGCAAAGTACGTGATCTTTGGCTCAAAACCGATATTGGGACAGTGCAAGATAAGTTTGCTCCGATTATTAATAAACACGGAGCAGGTTTGTATCGATTTTCCAAAAACTGA
- a CDS encoding CehA/McbA family metallohydrolase translates to MYNSIRIAFALLAMISISNMVSAQQQIPKNHVNPWIKPLGALPPIASLTEGEWMKGDLHVHSSYSSEGGYDPARHPISKIKAFAKSVGFGFIGITDHDNHVLGDVAHNTWADTAFKDNTLLMLYGAEWTTTRGHGNTFSATPYDHQKFYDVRDQRDADIAKVKKELGIHLSANHPAGPKDHFGFSYDLVDAMEVWNSCQWTRNANSNLIWEDMLASGRRITARGGSDVHRPSDVNYIGTPTTWVFAAKHTAQAVVDALVNGRVSISANPYAPRVEFFADINEDGKMDMMMGDNAKSTGKPIKFRVELKGNVKADSTYTVNVIKDGRKFGSYKMAGSNPVVEFTDTPKLVERMYYRLIVEGPSTDYPQVPRSAAVSGNMVALSNPIYFNFDPHF, encoded by the coding sequence ATGTACAATAGTATTCGCATCGCATTTGCACTGCTGGCCATGATCAGCATTAGTAACATGGTATCTGCACAACAACAAATACCCAAAAACCATGTTAACCCCTGGATCAAGCCGCTGGGCGCATTGCCTCCAATTGCCAGCCTGACCGAAGGTGAATGGATGAAGGGCGACCTGCACGTTCATTCCAGCTACAGTTCTGAGGGCGGCTACGACCCTGCACGTCACCCTATTTCAAAAATTAAAGCTTTTGCCAAGTCTGTAGGCTTTGGTTTTATTGGTATTACCGATCATGATAATCACGTTTTGGGTGATGTAGCGCATAATACCTGGGCCGATACCGCTTTCAAGGATAATACTTTGTTGATGCTTTACGGTGCAGAATGGACAACCACCCGCGGTCATGGTAATACTTTCTCCGCCACACCATACGATCACCAGAAATTCTATGATGTTCGTGATCAGCGTGATGCGGATATAGCCAAAGTGAAAAAAGAATTGGGCATCCACCTGTCGGCCAACCACCCGGCCGGTCCTAAAGATCACTTTGGTTTTTCTTATGACCTGGTTGATGCCATGGAAGTTTGGAACTCTTGCCAGTGGACCAGAAACGCTAACTCAAACCTGATCTGGGAAGATATGTTAGCCTCAGGCCGTAGAATTACTGCACGTGGCGGTAGCGACGTCCACAGGCCAAGTGATGTAAATTACATTGGTACCCCAACCACCTGGGTTTTTGCAGCGAAACACACTGCACAAGCCGTGGTAGATGCACTGGTAAACGGCCGCGTTTCCATAAGCGCCAACCCATATGCACCACGCGTTGAGTTTTTTGCTGACATTAACGAGGACGGCAAAATGGATATGATGATGGGCGATAATGCAAAATCTACCGGTAAGCCTATTAAATTCCGTGTTGAGCTTAAAGGAAACGTAAAAGCGGATAGTACTTATACTGTGAATGTAATTAAAGATGGCCGCAAGTTTGGTAGCTATAAAATGGCAGGCAGCAACCCTGTCGTTGAGTTTACTGATACGCCCAAATTAGTTGAGCGCATGTACTACCGCCTTATAGTTGAAGGACCGTCTACCGATTATCCGCAGGTACCTCGTTCTGCGGCGGTTTCCGGTAATATGGTTGCTTTGTCAAACCCGATATATTTTAATTTCGATCCGCATTTTTGA
- a CDS encoding RagB/SusD family nutrient uptake outer membrane protein → MKKTINYILAIWLLVFAQSCSLEEVNPSSVTSDKYFVTQDSYEELVNETYRYLRPLLQNTSHMWYGTDMYDRTGVVDDTQLPLNDYTTFTGDESQGWWTDNYNLVTKANTALTRGAAIKGNIDPKVYATRTGELLALRAYAYFNLVETFGGVPLITSEVTQATYNFTRSSEEDVYKQIVADLNQALAQLPADPSDYGRVAQAMAQHLLGKVLLTRSYKSYAQSADLANAVSNLQGAMNKSTLSTWDALFGDQYSAGGNKEVIFAARYSSTDANNKTGNNLYQQFKFWTDRFPGGALAAPYWRQDASYQPSSYLFNLYAATDYRASERFLQRHIVAAANATGPNGAIKAGDNVIYLPRVAMSASDISAYEAANKPTYYVVNPDQYHQFFGSNTIYPIIWKFYDPTVVVYTNSGVDPQGHRDTYIFRRAETMMLLAEAYVKQGQGGLATGLINDLRTRAKLSGNDLLTGSATLTDVLDESARELFGESNRWMDLKRTGTLLTRAAQYNAFTAHNHPATIDAKYLVRPIPVTEIVRSPTLTQNPGYPGK, encoded by the coding sequence ATGAAAAAGACAATCAATTATATATTAGCAATTTGGTTGCTGGTATTCGCTCAATCGTGCAGCCTGGAAGAAGTTAACCCCTCGTCGGTGACGAGTGACAAGTATTTTGTTACTCAAGACTCATATGAGGAGCTGGTGAACGAAACATACAGATACCTGCGCCCCTTGCTGCAAAACACTTCGCATATGTGGTACGGTACAGATATGTATGATCGTACAGGGGTGGTAGATGACACTCAATTGCCACTTAACGATTACACTACATTTACGGGCGACGAAAGCCAGGGCTGGTGGACCGACAACTACAACCTGGTAACCAAGGCTAACACAGCCCTAACACGCGGAGCTGCAATAAAAGGGAATATAGACCCGAAAGTATATGCCACCCGCACCGGCGAACTGCTGGCCCTGCGGGCTTATGCCTATTTTAACCTGGTGGAGACTTTTGGAGGCGTGCCACTGATTACCAGCGAGGTGACCCAGGCTACCTACAATTTTACCCGCTCTTCTGAAGAAGATGTGTATAAACAAATTGTGGCCGATCTTAATCAAGCCCTCGCCCAGTTGCCTGCCGACCCAAGCGACTATGGACGCGTAGCCCAGGCCATGGCCCAGCACCTACTTGGCAAGGTATTGCTTACGCGCAGCTATAAATCGTATGCGCAATCGGCCGATTTGGCAAATGCCGTTAGCAATTTGCAGGGTGCTATGAACAAATCGACACTCAGCACATGGGATGCACTCTTCGGCGACCAATACTCGGCTGGTGGCAATAAAGAAGTCATCTTTGCGGCCCGCTATTCCAGCACCGATGCGAACAACAAAACCGGCAACAACCTTTATCAGCAGTTCAAATTTTGGACCGACAGGTTTCCGGGTGGAGCGCTGGCAGCGCCGTACTGGCGGCAGGATGCCTCTTATCAGCCTTCTTCTTACCTTTTCAACCTCTATGCCGCTACTGATTACCGGGCGTCTGAGCGGTTTTTACAAAGACACATCGTGGCTGCTGCCAATGCAACAGGGCCTAACGGCGCAATTAAGGCAGGCGATAACGTGATCTACCTGCCCCGCGTGGCAATGAGCGCAAGCGATATTTCCGCCTATGAGGCAGCTAACAAGCCAACGTATTATGTGGTGAATCCAGATCAGTATCATCAGTTCTTTGGATCAAACACTATTTATCCTATCATCTGGAAGTTCTATGACCCCACGGTAGTAGTTTATACCAATTCGGGTGTAGATCCGCAGGGGCACCGCGACACATACATCTTCCGTCGCGCCGAAACCATGATGCTCCTGGCCGAAGCATATGTTAAACAAGGACAAGGAGGGTTAGCTACCGGATTGATCAACGACTTGCGCACACGAGCCAAGTTGAGCGGAAATGACCTGCTAACCGGGAGTGCCACATTAACGGATGTGCTCGACGAATCGGCCCGCGAACTTTTTGGCGAATCAAACCGGTGGATGGATTTGAAGCGTACCGGAACATTGCTTACCCGCGCAGCGCAATACAATGCTTTCACCGCTCACAATCACCCTGCCACCATTGATGCTAAGTATTTGGTACGCCCCATCCCGGTGACGGAGATTGTGCGCAGCCCAACTTTGACACAGAACCCTGGCTATCCTGGTAAATAA
- a CDS encoding TonB-dependent receptor, translated as MKLTIIILTTAILQVSAATYAQKITLNKNKASLEQVFDDIRNQSGYDFFYNLRLIQRAKPVTVNIKNAELKDALAEIFSNQPLTYTITTEDKAIVVKEKTAPEPPKTITGKVVDEKGVTLIGVAVKCKSNGRAVITDKDGKFSIIVPNENETLVFTYVGYKTQEVTANRNDITVALMEDVSALNEVVVVGYGTQKRADLTGALSSVSNDKLVATHFNNAIQALAGQLPGVDIVTNSTKPGGGFDISIRGQNTIKTGTDLSAINPPLYVLDGIYVNSINDISPTDIERIDVLKDASSTAIYGSRGANGVIIVTTKKGKQGRNTVEYTGSGTVSSAMNLPHFTNADEWVQYRIDRSKGQNYTNPNYQPDLQQLLGQAAYSNYKAGKSISWPDEILKTAYSQSHALSVNGSAEKLTYSLGAAINSENGEIKGDGYTRYNLNASLNKQINKTFKIGTTIYTAYEITKQASPETFRTIYRLNPLSDKFNADGSLKFYPDGITTITNPFIEEKNRHTQTNNTHTFGNVYLEVKPLSWLKFTTTFAPDITHLEYGSYIGSMTKTGAGALANSSAQYQAGRTVKYTWDNLLQADKTWGDHTVNFLLGSSYYKSSIMNSAEAARAFPTDAYDWYNLGAGTMSSMSTGYIQEQLDSYFGRLNYDYKGRYLLTATGRTDGSSKLAEGHKWAFFPSAAAAWRISEEEFLKDKTPLSNLKLRFSYGVSGNNGVSPYSSYPTVANARYLFGTSNVVNTSSITRFANKNLTWERTNEFNLGLDFELFKGRIGGTIDLYNRRTNGVIMNRVMSVLNGFTSLTDNVGSVNNKGIEIGLNTVNIKTDNFSWNTSLNFASNSNKIVSLSDGSSRDEANGWFVGQPVGVVWTYDQIGYWGENEAAEAKKYGLAPGSIKVRDIDNSGTINNADKVFKGSLFPKWTGGITNTFTYKNVDLAFTVTTRQGQYSYSQFHGSYSLEDNENFNVLKLNYWTPQNTGGTWVRPGVPSGPMEVLYYQKTSYVRVGYINAGYNLPKSLTGKMGLSKLRVFASCQNPFIFTDYVGWDPENAGKDTQTYGYTMTRKFMFGLNLAF; from the coding sequence ATGAAACTGACTATCATCATACTAACAACGGCCATCCTTCAGGTGAGTGCAGCTACTTACGCGCAAAAAATTACGCTCAATAAAAATAAAGCTTCGCTGGAGCAGGTGTTTGATGATATCCGTAATCAAAGCGGGTATGATTTTTTTTATAACCTGAGGCTTATTCAAAGAGCTAAGCCGGTTACTGTGAACATTAAAAACGCGGAATTGAAGGATGCGCTCGCAGAAATCTTTAGCAACCAGCCCCTTACTTACACTATTACTACCGAAGACAAAGCCATCGTTGTAAAAGAAAAAACAGCGCCGGAACCTCCAAAAACAATAACAGGAAAGGTGGTAGATGAAAAGGGTGTTACATTGATTGGTGTGGCTGTAAAATGCAAGTCAAACGGCCGGGCTGTTATTACAGATAAAGACGGTAAGTTCAGCATTATAGTCCCAAACGAAAATGAAACATTGGTATTTACTTATGTTGGTTACAAAACCCAGGAGGTAACCGCTAATCGTAATGATATTACCGTAGCGCTCATGGAGGATGTTTCTGCACTAAACGAAGTGGTTGTAGTAGGTTATGGTACGCAGAAACGTGCCGACCTTACCGGCGCACTGAGCTCTGTATCCAACGATAAGCTGGTAGCTACGCACTTCAACAACGCCATCCAGGCACTGGCCGGTCAGCTACCGGGTGTAGACATCGTAACAAATAGTACTAAGCCTGGTGGAGGCTTCGATATCTCCATCCGCGGACAAAACACCATTAAAACGGGCACGGACTTAAGTGCCATTAATCCACCCCTTTATGTGTTGGACGGTATCTATGTCAATTCTATCAATGATATCTCGCCAACCGATATTGAGCGGATCGACGTATTGAAGGATGCTTCTTCAACGGCCATTTATGGTTCGCGCGGGGCAAATGGTGTTATCATCGTTACTACCAAAAAAGGAAAGCAAGGCAGAAATACTGTAGAATATACAGGCTCAGGCACGGTGAGCTCCGCCATGAATCTACCTCACTTCACCAACGCCGATGAGTGGGTACAATATCGAATAGACCGTAGCAAAGGACAAAACTATACCAACCCTAACTACCAACCTGACCTGCAACAGTTGCTTGGCCAGGCGGCATACAGTAACTACAAGGCAGGCAAATCTATTAGCTGGCCGGATGAAATCTTAAAAACGGCTTATTCGCAATCACATGCATTGAGCGTGAATGGCAGTGCAGAAAAGCTTACTTACAGCCTGGGCGCAGCAATCAATTCGGAAAATGGCGAAATTAAGGGCGACGGCTATACCCGCTACAACCTGAATGCATCGCTAAATAAGCAGATTAACAAAACATTTAAAATTGGGACTACCATCTATACAGCTTACGAAATCACTAAGCAAGCCAGCCCCGAAACCTTCCGGACCATCTATCGCCTCAATCCGTTGTCTGATAAGTTTAATGCAGACGGGTCGCTTAAGTTCTATCCGGACGGAATAACAACCATTACCAACCCTTTTATAGAGGAGAAGAACAGGCATACGCAAACCAACAACACGCATACTTTTGGAAACGTATACCTTGAAGTGAAACCACTGAGCTGGCTGAAGTTTACCACCACCTTTGCTCCCGATATCACGCATTTAGAATATGGATCGTACATCGGGTCGATGACAAAAACCGGTGCAGGAGCGCTGGCCAATAGCAGTGCTCAATACCAGGCAGGACGTACGGTAAAATATACATGGGACAACTTGTTGCAAGCTGATAAAACCTGGGGTGATCATACCGTAAATTTTCTTTTGGGTTCGTCCTATTATAAATCATCCATCATGAATTCGGCCGAGGCGGCAAGAGCATTCCCTACCGATGCTTATGATTGGTATAACCTGGGAGCCGGAACGATGTCTTCCATGTCTACTGGTTATATACAAGAACAGCTGGATTCGTATTTTGGACGTCTGAACTACGACTATAAGGGACGTTACCTCTTAACCGCTACAGGGCGTACAGACGGTAGCTCTAAACTTGCGGAAGGGCACAAATGGGCATTCTTCCCCTCAGCAGCAGCTGCCTGGAGAATCTCTGAAGAGGAGTTTTTGAAAGACAAAACCCCGCTTTCTAATTTGAAACTACGCTTTAGCTATGGTGTATCGGGCAATAATGGTGTGTCGCCTTATAGCAGTTATCCAACAGTAGCCAATGCTAGGTACCTTTTTGGCACCTCAAATGTGGTGAATACATCGTCCATAACGCGCTTTGCAAATAAAAACTTGACGTGGGAGCGAACTAACGAGTTTAACCTTGGTTTAGACTTTGAACTCTTCAAAGGAAGGATCGGCGGAACGATCGACCTATACAACCGCCGCACCAACGGCGTTATTATGAACAGGGTGATGTCTGTCCTTAATGGGTTTACCAGTCTGACAGACAATGTGGGCTCGGTTAACAACAAGGGTATTGAAATTGGCCTAAACACCGTCAACATTAAAACCGATAACTTCTCATGGAATACATCACTCAACTTTGCGTCCAATAGTAATAAAATTGTAAGCCTTTCGGATGGTTCGAGCCGCGATGAGGCCAACGGTTGGTTTGTGGGGCAACCCGTGGGTGTTGTATGGACCTATGACCAGATTGGTTATTGGGGTGAAAACGAGGCTGCAGAAGCGAAAAAATACGGACTGGCACCAGGCAGTATCAAAGTGCGCGATATTGATAACAGCGGCACGATCAACAATGCCGACAAGGTATTTAAAGGATCGCTTTTCCCTAAATGGACAGGAGGCATCACCAATACTTTTACTTATAAAAATGTTGACTTAGCATTTACGGTGACCACCCGTCAGGGACAATATTCATATTCGCAGTTCCATGGATCATACTCGCTGGAGGACAACGAGAATTTCAATGTGCTGAAACTCAACTACTGGACCCCACAAAATACCGGTGGTACCTGGGTGCGCCCCGGCGTACCTTCCGGCCCGATGGAGGTATTATATTATCAGAAGACTTCGTACGTGAGGGTGGGTTATATCAATGCCGGCTACAATTTGCCTAAGAGCCTGACAGGCAAAATGGGGCTTAGCAAGTTGCGCGTATTCGCTTCGTGTCAAAACCCCTTCATCTTTACCGATTATGTAGGCTGGGACCCGGAAAATGCAGGCAAGGACACGCAAACCTATGGTTATACGATGACACGTAAGTTTATGTTCGGACTCAATTTAGCGTTTTAA
- a CDS encoding FecR family protein — protein MLEKDLMQLLHQESFLNYCFGRNDNDVRHWNQWLEDHPEDALQIEELRRTVIMMAKTSQKMLRDRHFEELQQKMAGLPITPVKKKSSWKPSLAAAAVILIITSVALIYHRTLKLEKNNIIAQKVDIKPGGDKAVLTLGNGKKIILSESGNGQIAVQGKAQITKTANGQIVYKISDQSTGGDELPEYNTIEAPAGGQWQVVLPDNSKVWLNAKSSLTYPISFVGNERKVQLKGEAYFEITHNEKMPFKVASKSQTVEVLGTHFNIMAYDDEQMMRTTLLQGSVRISDNGRSRILVPGQQAQVSNVEMNVTEVADLEDVTSWKNGYFKFNENLESTMRKIARWYDVKVSYTGNIDPSLRFGGKISRYKNLSSALKIMELTGNVHFKVEGRRVTVMQ, from the coding sequence ATGCTTGAAAAAGACCTCATGCAATTACTTCATCAGGAGAGTTTTCTGAACTATTGTTTCGGACGGAACGATAATGATGTGAGACATTGGAATCAATGGCTGGAAGACCATCCCGAAGATGCCCTACAGATAGAAGAACTGAGACGAACGGTGATTATGATGGCCAAAACATCTCAGAAAATGCTGCGCGATCGGCATTTTGAAGAACTTCAGCAAAAAATGGCCGGTTTGCCTATAACGCCAGTAAAGAAAAAATCTTCATGGAAGCCGTCATTAGCTGCCGCTGCCGTAATTCTGATCATAACGAGTGTGGCGCTTATCTATCACCGTACCTTAAAGCTTGAAAAAAATAACATCATCGCACAAAAGGTTGACATTAAGCCAGGTGGTGATAAAGCTGTTTTGACATTAGGCAACGGTAAAAAAATTATTCTGTCTGAATCCGGCAATGGCCAAATTGCGGTGCAGGGTAAAGCACAGATCACGAAAACCGCTAATGGACAAATCGTTTATAAAATATCAGATCAATCGACTGGTGGTGATGAACTGCCTGAATATAATACAATAGAAGCGCCGGCCGGCGGGCAATGGCAGGTTGTACTGCCTGACAATTCGAAAGTTTGGTTGAATGCAAAATCGAGCCTTACTTACCCAATAAGCTTCGTGGGAAACGAACGTAAGGTACAACTGAAAGGCGAAGCTTATTTTGAGATTACCCATAATGAGAAAATGCCTTTTAAGGTGGCGAGTAAAAGCCAGACTGTTGAGGTTTTGGGTACACATTTCAATATCATGGCTTATGATGATGAGCAAATGATGAGAACTACCCTGTTACAAGGTTCGGTTAGGATTTCGGATAATGGAAGGTCGCGTATATTGGTGCCCGGTCAGCAGGCGCAGGTTAGCAATGTGGAGATGAATGTGACAGAAGTTGCTGATCTGGAAGATGTAACGTCCTGGAAAAACGGCTATTTCAAGTTTAATGAAAACCTGGAAAGTACTATGCGCAAGATAGCCCGCTGGTATGATGTAAAAGTCAGTTACACAGGCAATATCGATCCTTCTCTGCGCTTCGGCGGAAAAATATCACGCTACAAAAATCTATCATCTGCATTAAAGATCATGGAATTAACCGGGAATGTTCACTTTAAAGTTGAAGGAAGGAGGGTAACCGTTATGCAATAA
- a CDS encoding RNA polymerase sigma factor, with protein sequence MPSFGKSGLALKAHWDTFLLEGDQDVFYVLYSHYHDYLIYIGNLRGATLDKSKDCINDLFLFVFENRSRLLHIRNHHNYLVTAFIRNLFRKPHFGAEESLELLDLPGMPVYPSVEAEYIQQTTQKQVAEVLQSYIGELSESQTKIVYQRFYLDLSYEQIADVNDISVKTAYNTIYNSVNKLRKRIGQEYVDVLSVVISLIALFFYFF encoded by the coding sequence ATGCCCAGTTTTGGTAAATCCGGTTTAGCGTTAAAAGCGCATTGGGATACTTTCCTTTTGGAAGGTGATCAGGATGTTTTTTATGTGCTTTACTCTCACTATCATGATTACCTGATCTATATAGGCAATTTGAGAGGTGCCACGCTGGATAAGTCGAAAGATTGCATTAATGATCTTTTCCTGTTCGTGTTTGAGAATCGAAGCAGGCTGTTGCACATCCGTAATCATCATAACTATTTGGTAACTGCTTTTATCCGTAATCTGTTCCGTAAACCACATTTTGGCGCAGAAGAAAGTCTGGAACTGCTGGATCTGCCTGGGATGCCCGTTTACCCATCGGTAGAGGCTGAATATATTCAGCAAACAACCCAAAAACAAGTAGCCGAGGTGCTGCAATCATACATTGGCGAATTGTCTGAAAGCCAAACCAAAATTGTTTATCAGAGATTCTATCTCGATCTCAGCTACGAACAAATAGCAGATGTCAATGATATCTCTGTCAAAACAGCCTATAACACCATTTATAATTCAGTCAATAAGCTTAGAAAACGCATCGGGCAGGAATATGTGGACGTGCTTTCTGTGGTTATTTCATTGATTGCCTTGTTTTTTTATTTTTTTTAA